Within Pseudomonas brassicacearum, the genomic segment GAAGCGCACTTCACCGCCCAGGGCGCGAATCTGCTCACGCATGGTTTCCACCACGCCTGTCAGGCGGAACGTACCGATGTGCGGCTTGCTGACGTAGAGAATTTCTTCCGGCGCCCCGGCCTTGACGAACTCGTGCAAAACCTTGCGGCCAAGGAATTTCGGATCCTTGATCTGGCTGTAGAGCTTGCCGTCGGAAAACGTCCCGGCGCCGCCTTCACCGAACTGCACATTGGATTCGGGGTTGAGCACGCTTTTGCGCCACAGGCCCCAGGTGTCCTTGGTCCGTTGGCGTACTTCCGGGCCACGTTCGAGGATGATCGGCTTGAAGCCCATTTGCGCCAGCAACAGGGCGGCGAAGATCCCGCACGGGCCGAAGCCGACCACAATCGGGCGCTCGCTCAGGTCGGCCGGTGCCTGGCCCACCACTTTGTAGCTGACATCCGGCGCCTCGTTGACGTTACGGTCATCGGCGAACTTGCGCAGCAGGCTGGCTTCGTCGCGCACCGTCAAGTCGATGGTGTAGATGAAGCACAGTTCGGAGGATTTCTTGCGCGCGTCGTAGCTGCGCTTGAACAAGGTGAAGTCGAGCAGGTCATCGCTGGCGATGCCCAGGCGCTGCACGATGGCCGGGCGCAGGTCTTCTTCGGGGTGGTCGATCGGCAGCTTGAGTTCGGTGATTCGTAACATGGTGGGATCCGGTTCGCGGGATGCACAACTGCACCAGGGCGTGAACCGGCGATTATAAGCCAAAACCGGCGAATCAGTCGTTGCGCGCGCCACCGAAATAGGCGCAGCCACGCTGGACCTGGCCGTTGACCCGCAGTTCGGCGCTCATGTGTTGCACGCTACCGCTGACGTTGTCGACGCAGCGCTGGGGGGCGACCCAGAGCTCGACCTTCTGGCCATTGGCTTCGGTGCTAAGGTTGAAGCGCCCGTCACCCAGTTGCTCCTCCATGTAAGGCACCGCCAGGGGCGGCTGGCCCTCGCGTTCGAGCACCAGGCCCTTGCCGCTGGCCTTGAGGCTCCACTCGGGGCCATGGCCGGCGGCGCGCAGGATCAACAGTCTGAAGTTTCCATCATCACAAGCGGTGCCTGAGCGTTCCAGGCGATACAACTGCTCCAGGTCCAGCTGGCTGTCGGTGCCGGCCGCTGCGCTGGAGACGATACGGCCGCGCACATCGGCAAACAGCTTGCCCTGGTCATCGGCCAGGCTGGCAGCCTGCTGCAGCACACTGGTACCACCGCTGTCGTTGACGATGTAGCGGCGCTGTTCCTGGCACGGCTGGAACACCAGCTTGCCATCGGCCGCCGTGAGCTCGCCCTGCATGCGCGTCTGGCCGGCGTGGGGGGCGCTCTGACGTGGGGCATCGAGCAATTGGCAGCCGGGCAAGAGCGGCAGGAGGGCGACAAACAGCAGGGAGCGGGTGGCACGCATCATTGGGTCTCCAGACA encodes:
- a CDS encoding COG3650 family protein; amino-acid sequence: MRATRSLLFVALLPLLPGCQLLDAPRQSAPHAGQTRMQGELTAADGKLVFQPCQEQRRYIVNDSGGTSVLQQAASLADDQGKLFADVRGRIVSSAAAGTDSQLDLEQLYRLERSGTACDDGNFRLLILRAAGHGPEWSLKASGKGLVLEREGQPPLAVPYMEEQLGDGRFNLSTEANGQKVELWVAPQRCVDNVSGSVQHMSAELRVNGQVQRGCAYFGGARND